A stretch of Ciconia boyciana chromosome 18, ASM3463844v1, whole genome shotgun sequence DNA encodes these proteins:
- the MORN5 gene encoding MORN repeat-containing protein 5 isoform X4 — protein MEAAGGRYRGDSVRGRMEGQGSYTLPTGTEYRGALRDGMFDGEGELLFPNGGRYRAVWHRGVPVQGKYTFADGLEYKDKKWHYCDGYDRRFYTEICSGLKPAGISQLTNLDPPKKIPEGCYDCGDGFYNPETRVIVDYKLRFLRNADDDEHEWIIRTCRKAWDETIGHKPKP, from the exons AtggaggcggcgggcggccgtTACCGCGGGGACAGCGTGCGCGGGAG GATGGAGGGACAGGGCTCCTACACGCTGCCGACGGGCACCGAGTACCGGGGAGCGCTGAGGGACGGGATGTTTGACGGCGAGGGAGAGCTGCTGTTCCCCAACGGCGGCAGATACCGGGCGGTCTGGCACCGCGGGGTGCCCGTGCAG GGGAAATACACTTTTGCAGATGGTCTCGAGTACAAAGATAAAAAATGGCATTACTGTGATGGCTACGACAGAAGATTTTATACAGAAATCTGTTCTGGTCTTAAACCAGCAG gcatTTCTCAGCTTACAAATCTGGATCCTcccaaaaaaatccctgaaggATGTTATGACTGTGGTGATGGATTCTATAATCCTGAAACCAGAGTTATTGTTGACTACAAACTCAGGTTTCTGAGAAACGCAG ACGATGACGAGCACGAATGGATCATTCGGACCTGCCGGAAAGCTTGGGATGAAACAATTGGACATAAACCGAAAccatga
- the MORN5 gene encoding MORN repeat-containing protein 5 isoform X3, translated as MATSPRRRAGPPWRRRAAVTAGTACAGGGPGGARGARGARPSLLTRPLSSRMEGQGSYTLPTGTEYRGALRDGMFDGEGELLFPNGGRYRAVWHRGVPVQGKYTFADGLEYKDKKWHYCDGYDRRFYTEICSGLKPAGISQLTNLDPPKKIPEGCYDCGDGFYNPETRVIVDYKLRFLRNADDDEHEWIIRTCRKAWDETIGHKPKP; from the exons ATGGCGACGTCGCCGCGCCGTCGGGCCGGGCCGCCAtggaggcggcgggcggccgtTACCGCGGGGACAGCGTGCGCGGGAGGTgggcccggcggggcgcggggggcgcggggtGCCCGCCCCTCCCTCCTCACCCGCCCTCTCTCTTCCAGGATGGAGGGACAGGGCTCCTACACGCTGCCGACGGGCACCGAGTACCGGGGAGCGCTGAGGGACGGGATGTTTGACGGCGAGGGAGAGCTGCTGTTCCCCAACGGCGGCAGATACCGGGCGGTCTGGCACCGCGGGGTGCCCGTGCAG GGGAAATACACTTTTGCAGATGGTCTCGAGTACAAAGATAAAAAATGGCATTACTGTGATGGCTACGACAGAAGATTTTATACAGAAATCTGTTCTGGTCTTAAACCAGCAG gcatTTCTCAGCTTACAAATCTGGATCCTcccaaaaaaatccctgaaggATGTTATGACTGTGGTGATGGATTCTATAATCCTGAAACCAGAGTTATTGTTGACTACAAACTCAGGTTTCTGAGAAACGCAG ACGATGACGAGCACGAATGGATCATTCGGACCTGCCGGAAAGCTTGGGATGAAACAATTGGACATAAACCGAAAccatga
- the MORN5 gene encoding MORN repeat-containing protein 5 isoform X5 — translation MEAAGGRYRGDSVRGRMEGQGSYTLPTGTEYRGALRDGMFDGEGELLFPNGGRYRAVWHRGVPVQGKYTFADGLEYKDKKWHYCDGYDRRFYTEICSGLKPAGISQLTNLDPPKKIPEGCYDCGDGFYNPETRVIVDYKLRFLRNAGLEYFWKKDSKFNLKSTVVQEERLTALRDHARSFIPCSSLKLPILMMEGVDEQSDSRLVPSHCLRMSELFWQMPLAMERKAPAIHIQREYSIFVRMNLASHRFKCLLITQDHLIFCTFVSFLFDLRY, via the exons AtggaggcggcgggcggccgtTACCGCGGGGACAGCGTGCGCGGGAG GATGGAGGGACAGGGCTCCTACACGCTGCCGACGGGCACCGAGTACCGGGGAGCGCTGAGGGACGGGATGTTTGACGGCGAGGGAGAGCTGCTGTTCCCCAACGGCGGCAGATACCGGGCGGTCTGGCACCGCGGGGTGCCCGTGCAG GGGAAATACACTTTTGCAGATGGTCTCGAGTACAAAGATAAAAAATGGCATTACTGTGATGGCTACGACAGAAGATTTTATACAGAAATCTGTTCTGGTCTTAAACCAGCAG gcatTTCTCAGCTTACAAATCTGGATCCTcccaaaaaaatccctgaaggATGTTATGACTGTGGTGATGGATTCTATAATCCTGAAACCAGAGTTATTGTTGACTACAAACTCAGGTTTCTGAGAAACGCAG GCCTGgagtatttctggaaaaaagacagcaagTTTAACTTAAAGTCGACTGTGGTGCAGGAAGAAAGATTGACTGCACTTAGGGATCATGCACGGAGCTTTATTCCCTGTTCTTCTTTGAAATTGCCCATTCTGATGATGGAGGGAGTGGATGAACAGTCTGATTCCAGGCTAGTCCCTAGTCATTGCCTAAGAATGTCAGAGTTGTTTTGGCAGATGCCCTTAGCAATGGAGAGGAAAGCCCCAGCAATACACATACAGAGGGAATATAGTATTTTTGTTCGAATGAATTTAGCTTCCCATAGATTTAAATGTCTACTTATAACGCAGGACCATTTAATCTTTTgtacatttgtttcttttttatttgacttAAGATACTGA
- the MORN5 gene encoding MORN repeat-containing protein 5 isoform X2, producing the protein MEAAGGRYRGDSVRGRMEGQGSYTLPTGTEYRGALRDGMFDGEGELLFPNGGRYRAVWHRGVPVQGKYTFADGLEYKDKKWHYCDGYDRRFYTEICSGLKPAGISQLTNLDPPKKIPEGCYDCGDGFYNPETRVIVDYKLRFLRNAGLAAGFQNTPVLTFHPGSIMKQFLIVSRLFAKEGKEAYSLGTKLAASRYHSRREENRCHLKPLSSFHHFFVKMSGCRVP; encoded by the exons AtggaggcggcgggcggccgtTACCGCGGGGACAGCGTGCGCGGGAG GATGGAGGGACAGGGCTCCTACACGCTGCCGACGGGCACCGAGTACCGGGGAGCGCTGAGGGACGGGATGTTTGACGGCGAGGGAGAGCTGCTGTTCCCCAACGGCGGCAGATACCGGGCGGTCTGGCACCGCGGGGTGCCCGTGCAG GGGAAATACACTTTTGCAGATGGTCTCGAGTACAAAGATAAAAAATGGCATTACTGTGATGGCTACGACAGAAGATTTTATACAGAAATCTGTTCTGGTCTTAAACCAGCAG gcatTTCTCAGCTTACAAATCTGGATCCTcccaaaaaaatccctgaaggATGTTATGACTGTGGTGATGGATTCTATAATCCTGAAACCAGAGTTATTGTTGACTACAAACTCAGGTTTCTGAGAAACGCAG GTCTGGCAGCAGGCTTTCAGAATACTCCAGTTCTCACCTTTCACCCTGGCTCTATTATGAAGCAATTTCTGATTGTTTCTCGGCTGTTTGCGAAAGAGGGCAAGGAAGCATACAGCCTTGGCACCAAACTGGCAGCATCCAGGTACCATtccagaagagaagaaaatagatgCCATTTGAAACCACTGAGTAGCTTCCACCACTTCTTCGTCAAGATGAGTGGATGTAGAGTACCGTAG
- the MORN5 gene encoding MORN repeat-containing protein 5 isoform X1, protein MATSPRRRAGPPWRRRAAVTAGTACAGGGPGGARGARGARPSLLTRPLSSRMEGQGSYTLPTGTEYRGALRDGMFDGEGELLFPNGGRYRAVWHRGVPVQGKYTFADGLEYKDKKWHYCDGYDRRFYTEICSGLKPAGISQLTNLDPPKKIPEGCYDCGDGFYNPETRVIVDYKLRFLRNAGLAAGFQNTPVLTFHPGSIMKQFLIVSRLFAKEGKEAYSLGTKLAASRYHSRREENRCHLKPLSSFHHFFVKMSGCRVP, encoded by the exons ATGGCGACGTCGCCGCGCCGTCGGGCCGGGCCGCCAtggaggcggcgggcggccgtTACCGCGGGGACAGCGTGCGCGGGAGGTgggcccggcggggcgcggggggcgcggggtGCCCGCCCCTCCCTCCTCACCCGCCCTCTCTCTTCCAGGATGGAGGGACAGGGCTCCTACACGCTGCCGACGGGCACCGAGTACCGGGGAGCGCTGAGGGACGGGATGTTTGACGGCGAGGGAGAGCTGCTGTTCCCCAACGGCGGCAGATACCGGGCGGTCTGGCACCGCGGGGTGCCCGTGCAG GGGAAATACACTTTTGCAGATGGTCTCGAGTACAAAGATAAAAAATGGCATTACTGTGATGGCTACGACAGAAGATTTTATACAGAAATCTGTTCTGGTCTTAAACCAGCAG gcatTTCTCAGCTTACAAATCTGGATCCTcccaaaaaaatccctgaaggATGTTATGACTGTGGTGATGGATTCTATAATCCTGAAACCAGAGTTATTGTTGACTACAAACTCAGGTTTCTGAGAAACGCAG GTCTGGCAGCAGGCTTTCAGAATACTCCAGTTCTCACCTTTCACCCTGGCTCTATTATGAAGCAATTTCTGATTGTTTCTCGGCTGTTTGCGAAAGAGGGCAAGGAAGCATACAGCCTTGGCACCAAACTGGCAGCATCCAGGTACCATtccagaagagaagaaaatagatgCCATTTGAAACCACTGAGTAGCTTCCACCACTTCTTCGTCAAGATGAGTGGATGTAGAGTACCGTAG
- the NDUFA8 gene encoding NADH dehydrogenase [ubiquinone] 1 alpha subcomplex subunit 8: MPGSLQVPSLEELDVQEVRLSSAVLKAAAHHYGAQCDRPNKEFMLCRWEEKDPRRCLQEGRQVNQCALDFFRKIKTHCAEPFTEYWTCIDYTNLQELRRCRKQQAVFDNCVLEKLGWVRPDLGQLSKVTKVKTDRPMPENAYHSRPRPEPNPPIEGELKPSPFGSRLFFWSW, encoded by the exons ATGCCCGGCTCCCTGCAGGTGCCCTCCCTGGAGGAGCTCGACGTGCAGGAG GTGAGACTCAGCTCGGCCGTGCTGAAGGCCGCGGCCCATCACTACGGCGCGCAGTGCGACCGCCCCAACAAGGAGTTCATGCTGTGTcgctgggaggagaaggaccCGCGGAGGTGCCTGCAGGAGGGCCGCCAGGTCAACCAGTGCGCCCTCGACTTCTTCAG GAAGATTAAGACGCACTGTGCGGAGCCGTTTACTGAGTACTGGACGTGCATTGACTATACCAACTTGCAGGAGCTGCGTCGCTGCCGAAAGCAGCAGGCAGTATTTGATAACTGCGTGCTGGAGAAGTTGGGTTGGGTGAGACCTGATCTGGGACAGCTCTCTAAG gttaCGAAAGTGAAGACAGACCGTCCTATGCCTGAGAATGCGTATCACTCTAGACCTAGACCAGAGCCAAATCCACCCATTGAAGGAGAGCTGAAGCCTTCTCCGTTTGGCAGTAGGCTCTTTTTCTGGTCCTGGTAA